In Molothrus ater isolate BHLD 08-10-18 breed brown headed cowbird chromosome 22, BPBGC_Mater_1.1, whole genome shotgun sequence, the following are encoded in one genomic region:
- the NECTIN1 gene encoding nectin-1 isoform X2: protein MASRLQTSCRASWWTIGVCILAAALLPGLQAQSVLVNDTVSGFIGTDVVLHCSFTNPLPAVKITQVTWQKATNGTKQNVAIYNPAMGVSILSPYKERVTFRNPSFKDGTIQLSRLELDDEGVYICEFATFPTGNREGQLNLTVLAKPTNWMEGTKRPLIAKSGRTEKILVATCTSSNGKPPSTVTWDTKLKGEAEFQEIRNSNGTITVISRYRLVPSREAHRQQLMCVVNYQLERFTDSITLNVQYEPEVTIEGFDGNWFLNRKDVKLICKSDANPPAHTYEWKLPNGTLPGSVEIQNNTIYFKGPVSYSVAGTYVCEATNAIGTRSGLVEVNVTEFPYTPSPIDDHKSMVQPNIPTPVIGGIVGGVSLVLLVAVVLFVVLRRRRHTFKGDYSTKKHVYGNGYSKAGIPQHHPPMAQNLQYPDDSDDEKKPGPLGGSTYEDEDEDAGGERKLGGPKAYEEDAKRPYFTVDEGEAHPEPYDERTLGFQYDPEQLDLAENMVSQNDGSFISKKEWYV, encoded by the exons gGCTGCAAGCTCAGAGTGTCTTGGTCAATGACACCGTCTCGGGGTTCATCGGCACGGACGtggtgctgcactgcagcttcACCAACCCGCTGCCCGCCGTGAAGATCACGCAGGTGACATGGCAGAAGGCCACCAACGGCACCAAGCAGAATGTGGCCATCTACAACCCCGCCATGGGCGTGTCCATCCTGTCCCCCTACAAGGAGAGGGTGACTTTCCGCAACCCTTCCTTCAAGGATGGCACCATCCAGCTGTCCCGGCTGGAGCTGGATGATGAGGGCGTTTACATCTGTGAGTTTGCCACCTTCCCAACCGGCAACCGGGAAGGGCAGCTGAACCTCACCGTGCTGG CCAAGCCCACGAACTGGATGGAGGGCACCAAGAGGCCTCTAATCGCCAAGTCTGGCAGGACAGAAAAGATCTTGGTAGCCACCTGCACCTCCTCCAACGGGAAACCCCCCAGCACCGTCACCTGGGACACGAAGCTGAAGGGGGAGGCGGAGTTCCAGGAGATCCGGAACAGCAACGGCACCATCACGGTGATCAGCCGGTACCGGCTGGTGCCGAGCCGCGAGGCGCACCGCCAGCAGCTCATGTGCGTGGTCAACTACCAGCTGGAGAGGTTCACCGACAGCATCACCCTCAACGTGCAGT ATGAGCCAGAAGTCACCATCGAGGGCTTTGATGGCAACTGGTTCCTGAACCGCAAGGATGTGAAGCTGATCTGCAAATCTGATGCCAACCCCCCAGCTCACACCTACGAGTGGAAGCT GCCAAATGGGACCCTGCCAGGGAGTGTGGAAATCCAGAACAACACCATCTACTTCAAAGGGCCCGTGTCCTACAGCGTGGCTGGCACCTACGTCTGCGAGGCCACCAACGCCATCGGGACACGCTCGGGCCTGGTGGAGGTCAATGTCACAG AATTTCCCTACACCCCGTCTCCAATCGATGATCACAAATCCATGGTGCAGCCGAACATCCCCACACCGGTGATTGGGGGCATAGTGGGAGGCGTCTCGCTGGTCCTGCTGGTGGCCGTGGTGCTCTTTGTGGTACTCCGGCGCCGGCGTCACACCTTCAAGGGTGACTACAGCACAAAGAAGCACGTGTACGGCAACGGCTACAGCAAGGCTGGCATCCCACAGCACCACCCCCCCATGGCCCAGAACCTGCAGTACCCCGACGACTCGGACGACGAGAAGAAGCCGGGCCCCTTGGGCGGCAGCACCTACGAGGACGAGGATGAGGATGCGGGAGGAGAGCGCAAGCTGGGCGGCCCCAAAGCCTACGAGGAGGATGCCAAGAGGCCTTACTTCACCGTGGACGAGGGCGAGGCCCACCCCGAACCTTACGACGAGAGGACACTCGGCTTCCAGTACGACCCCGAGCAGCTCGACCTGGCCGAGAACATGGTGTCGCAGAACGACGGctcttttatttccaaaaagGAGTGGTACGTGTAG